The Toxoplasma gondii ME49 chromosome XII, whole genome shotgun sequence genome includes a region encoding these proteins:
- a CDS encoding signal peptidase subunit protein (encoded by transcript TGME49_300060~Signal peptide predicted by SignalP 2.0 HMM (probability 0.934) with cleavage site probability 0.534 at residue 22~Predicted trans-membrane domain (TMHMM2.0):8-31) yields the protein MDTYLNRGNAVVCTLLAALALAAVGNHFSTYLFQADPTGKVSIAEVYEFGVNNALQGEQAQVALNIQADLTSCFNWNTQQLFVYVIVRYETPKNPRNEVIVWDRIITDPDDAIIDFEGVINKYPLRDNGRSLRNRTVTVALEYAYHPVVGVIKSGHVASSTYTLPSSYFRYAKGN from the exons ATGGATACGTATTTGAATCGCGGAAATGCAGTCGTCTGCACCCTTCTAGCAGCACTCGCCTTGGCGGCAGTGGGAAACCACTTTTCGACGTATCTGTTTCAGGCAGACCCAACGGGAAAAGTGTCGATCGCCGAAGTGTATGAGTTCGGAGTCAACAATGCACTCCAA GGCGAGCAAGCACAGGTGGCGCTGAATATCCAGGCAGACCTGACCAGTTGCTTCAATTGGAACACGCAGCAGCTTTTCGTTTACGTCATTGTCAGGTACGAGACGCCGAAGAACCCGCGCAACGAAGTGATTGTCTGGGATCGCATCATCACCGACCCCGATGATGCCATAATAGATTTCGAGGGCGTTATAAACAAGTACCCTCTGAGAGACAACGGCCGCAGTCTCCGAAACCGCACGGTCACTGTCGCTCTCGAGTACGCGTATCACCCGGTTGTCGGGGTCATCAAAAGTGGCCACGTCGCCTCTTCCACGTACACTCTGCCGTCCTCGTATTTTCGGTATGCCAAAGGCAACTAA